aataaataattttataatataaaaaatataatctaacaatttgatggataatttttttaataaatttgattaatttttaagtatgtttcaaatttggatctttttaattaaatatctaataataatttctttgtttttttgaatgctcaattttttttctaataatttctatttattgtgtttttctatCTTTACCCGTCAAGATAATGATATAATTGTTacttctatcttttccactcAAACTCAATCAAATCACATCTTCTTTGTCGAATCTCCTCCACCTCACCGGTTAATtcatttttagaaagaaaaggaatGAGTTTAACGATAATCTGAAAAACACTACACGTTAACTCATCTTACTAATGGCAAAAATCAAAAGACATGGTgattagataaaatttaaagaaaatatatattttttaagcattcaatgaaacaaaaaaatgtttgataaacttaattaaaacttGGTTAAGTGATGAAATGCTACTGTTCATATGCAAAACAGGAATTTATCTTCCAGTGGATTACATGGAAAGATTCATCCTTCAATTTCAAATCTCGCCATGCTGGAGAAATTGTGAGTTAATCTGTTTCACCTGGTCAAATGAATCATGAGACaagaataaagaaattataaagttttaaattatagccataaagttttaaattatagcCGTATTTACCTTCTTCAAGTCTCCTgttctattatattaaaatgttgactATATAATCTGAGATGTTAcagaaatcatattttatatctttttattctttcatacGTATACTTGTACGATCAGAAGTCTTACAGTACATGTGTAAAGACATAGTTATTTGGTTTCCAGGGATTTATCAAACAATAGCTTAAACGGTGAAATTCCTGATTTTCTGTCACAACTGCCACACTTGAAGATCTTGTAAGTTCCTTCATCGGTTATTCCTTTGATCCCCTTTATCATAATATACAAAGTTTACTATGTTTCCAATTACTTTTTGCAGAAACTTAGAGAAGAATAACCTCTCCGGTTTAATTCCCTCAGCACTTCATAGAGATTCCCTCTCACTAAGGTATACATCTTATTAACATTGTGTAGAGACTTTCACATCCATGACCTATAGAATTGAATCTTTAACCCTTTTTTGTTACATGTTAAATAAGGGTGTTTTACCACCTATGTCTTTTCATACCCAGTTGTTGATTCTACTGAATATCTCGGCACAAGTTACACGAATTGAAGTTATCTATAGAAAAATCTTATGACTTGAACGACTTACTGGGAGTTAAAATATAAACCTATTGTGAATTTATCGCAGTGTGGACAATAATCCAAATCTATGTGAACCTGATCAATGCAAcaagaataaacacaagaaaaacaatAGCATTGTTACACCCTTGGTAGCATCTGTTGGCGGGGTTTTGATTCTTCTGGTAGCAGTGGCAGCTATATTGTGGACAACTAAAAGGAGAAGAATTAAAGGTGATGATGCTACAATTGTTTAgattcctaatttttttttttaatttttcagataaaaatagttttttaaaaaattggtgtATGACATTCTAACAGCTTCGACGGTAGAAAAGGATCAGAGTGAGAAATCACCACAATACACTGAACAAAATGATTCATCACTGCAATCCCAAAAACAGATATATACATACTCTGACATCCTTAAAATCACCAACAATTTCACTACAGTTGTTGGTAAAGGAGGATTTGGAACAGTTTATCTGGGCTATATAGAAGACACTCCAGTTGCAGTGAAAATTCTTTCCCCATCTTCTGTTCGTGgttatcaacaatttcaagcAGAGGTAAGCTTTTTAATCACATTATACTAAGTTCCTGAGCGCAGCAATTAATATactaataaagttaaaaaattgtttgacaTTTTAATTTACAGGTTAAACTTCTTATGAgagttcatcacaaaaatttGACCTCCCTTGTTGGTTACTGTAATGAAGGAACCAATAAGGGTCTCATATACGAGTACATGGCTAATGGAAACTTACAAGAGCATCTCTCTGGTTTGctcccaaaaaaaaattaatttcttgttTAAAATCTGTGcaataaattttcaaacttgttttgttttctgAAACCGTGGATATGGATATTTTCTCATTGGACAATTGTACGAGTCATATGACTAACCTTTAACGAACCAAAAGTATGTACAGAAAGTGATAGAACTTGATTATGCAGGTAaacgaagaaaaagaaatttctttAGCTGGGAAAAGAGACTTCGTATAGCAGTGGATGCAGCCTCAGGTACATCAATaatattcttttcttaattcttCATACCTCTCTAAATATATACTTTTGGCCTCAGGATTGGAGTATCTGCAAAATGGTTGTAAGCCANCAATATTCCACAGAGACATAAAATCAACAAACATCTTGTTGAATGAACACCTCCAAGCAAAATTATCTGATTTTGGTCTNTCCAAAATTATCCTAACAGATGGGGAAACTCATGTGTCAACTGTTATTGCTGGTACTCCTGGTTATCTAGACCCTGAGTAAGTCCATCAATTATGCTTTCTTGTTCTTATTCATTGTTTTCCTGGAAAATGTAGTGATTCTATCTGAATGTTTATGTTCACAAACTTCTGACAGAAAATATATTGAGTTGCATTCTGTCCTACAGATACTATCTAACGAATAGATTAACAGAGAAGAGCGACGTTTATAGCTTTGGTGTTGTGCTTTTAGAGATAATCACAAGTCAACCAGTGATAgggaagaatgaagaaaaaaccCACATAAGTGAATGGGTTAGGTCCTTGATCGCAAAAGGTGATATCAATGCCATTGTGGACTCAAGGTTGGAAGGAGAGTTTGACAGTAACTCAGTTTGGAAAGCTGTAGAAATAGCAACGGCATGTGTTTCTCCAAATCCCAACAGAAGGCCAAGGATAAATGTGGTGGTGAATGAACTGAAAGAGTCTTTATCAATGGAATTAGCTCGAACTGAAGATAGAAGTACTCAAACAAGTGATTCAATTAACCAGGTCATCATGAATCTCAATACAGAATCTCTTCCCCAGGCCAGGTAAACGGTTGCCCATTGTAAGATGATTATAGTCATAGTGTAATGTACCACTTGAGATTGTTTAAAGATGAACATTCCTAGGATTGGTTGGTGAGTGAAATGGAGTGgcaaatagaagaaaaaataaataatctggAATGAATTTCAATGTATACATACCTATGCCATTGGTGTTATCTTTGATTGTGTTCTTATTCCGATGAATGTAGTTTTCTAAGTTAATTTTTTCAAGATTATACACATCCctcaatccaaaatatattaagtatatatatatagacagaGAGATTTTTTGTCTTACTCATTTATCATTaatgaaacttttaaaattttgatttattttgatCCATCTTCTTCTAAAAACTCCTAAATTTAATCTTCATGACTAAcaatgttagttttttttttttttatgttgctaacctccttaaaattaaaaagaaaaacattaaacttgtaagatcaaaatttgaaatcttcttcttcattcacGCGTATTGGGAATCTTCTCCTTTCTCTGTAAATGCCAAATAGAAGCATGCAAGGTGCAGCATCTCCAGTAAACCTCCGAATGAAACATCTgtcaaaactctttttttttcttctctaccCCTTCACATTTTCCATTTAGTAGTCACTTTCCAACTTTGTTCCACTAAAACACACATACAACGAGACTACATTGgcaactctctttttctctcactcacTCTCTCTATATATCAAGTAACTCACCTCACTACTGTCTCTCTCTTTTTAGTGATTTCGATCTGGAAGGTGAAAGAGAACTAAAGATTCAGTTTTTcataatacttttctttttggg
This DNA window, taken from Vigna radiata var. radiata cultivar VC1973A chromosome 5, Vradiata_ver6, whole genome shotgun sequence, encodes the following:
- the LOC106760607 gene encoding LRR receptor-like serine/threonine-protein kinase IOS1, producing MGMSSSFLVTFVGVLVLVILIQAKGQPGFISIDCGAQAGVNYTEPSLDINYVSDADFINTGVSGTISSEDIKRHSQRQLWRLRSFPEGKRNCYKISVTGGSRYLIRTTFLYGNYDGRNMLPQFDLLLGPNHWATVTIFNASMDQSNEIIHIPSLDFVQICLVNTGNGTPFITTIELRTLKNDTYVTQSGSLQIYNDLRCDLGSDRGYRYWSDVYDRFWYGREWDACNFGENWKPLNASIPDDSLNENDYKPGATIMSTAVEPQNDSAPLVISWEPQHETDEFYVYMHFTEIQVLTTNQTRQFNFMLNDESWYENFSPRYHGMNTIYTTSAISGKELKFSLERTENSTLPPIISAIEIYRVIELQEPETFQGDVDAITTIKSVYALARDWQGDPCAPLAYLWDGLNCSYHTNDSPRITTLNLSSSGLHGKIHPSISNLAMLEKLDLSNNSLNGEIPDFLSQLPHLKILNLEKNNLSGLIPSALHRDSLSLSVDNNPNLCEPDQCNKNKHKKNNSIVTPLVASVGGVLILLVAVAAILWTTKRRRIKDKNTSTVEKDQSEKSPQYTEQNDSSLQSQKQIYTYSDILKITNNFTTVVGKGGFGTVYLGYIEDTPVAVKILSPSSVRGYQQFQAEVKLLMRVHHKNLTSLVGYCNEGTNKGLIYEYMANGNLQEHLSGKRRKRNFFSWEKRLRIAVDAASGLEYLQNGCKPXIFHRDIKSTNILLNEHLQAKLSDFGLSKIILTDGETHVSTVIAGTPGYLDPEYYLTNRLTEKSDVYSFGVVLLEIITSQPVIGKNEEKTHISEWVRSLIAKGDINAIVDSRLEGEFDSNSVWKAVEIATACVSPNPNRRPRINVVVNELKESLSMELARTEDRSTQTSDSINQVIMNLNTESLPQAR